From Saccharomycodes ludwigii strain NBRC 1722 chromosome IV, whole genome shotgun sequence, one genomic window encodes:
- the LAS21 gene encoding mannose-ethanolamine phosphotransferase LAS21 (similar to Saccharomyces cerevisiae YJL062W | LAS21 | Local Anestheticum Sensitive), translating to MKGRIQKSMRRQSFSSHSLPIIILLCIQLASIFLFSIGYFPSKNILQGYNGYSDQERALGPHTKKFDKLVFIIIDALRSDFLYYKPMSNFTNLHKLYNEGHVWGFTAYSNPPTVTLPRLKGITTGSTPIFLDAILNVAEDDSSSNLKDQDSIIWQFYNNFNHNTTNDTAISPARIKFFGDDTWLKLFGTDRFFTEFDGTNSFFVSDFIEVDNNVTRHIDDNFDTTRDSTWDFIILHYLGLDHIGHKGGANSVHMLPKQGEMDEIIQKIYDKTDEDTLIVIMGDHGMNDLGNHGGSSNGETSAGLCFVSKRPNFVPDSQRGSKHNIHLPIEKYNENYAYLDKVSQIDLVPTIMSLFDLPIPKNNVGVIIPQLLSSFSDSEKNFYLMENYKQLWKLFNGDKRMSLLYNMSDTKLLSEMYIIQKNLMEQATEYNYTLLYLGLVSIFVSTMFVIIYNYHNFPSNRSNLIITSSIGLLLGISTFGSSFVEEEHQIWWWITVLYFSTNVFLSNNTYSTSGKIFQFLITFTCLRLIRGWNNSGTKFSYENVLSNIIPFNLLWCFNLVTLVSLMLPHKHDYVAFTEISLLSIICFNYKIFWSLKHGDYNTIPDYFSNLVKCTLSFIDMDIDSAQDLITFARLFYKICGALLAFNRIYYRNVPAKRHFIQKYIITIFLILQSAPQNIPLFLIFEILKFCCSSGSIVTLLLQYLSFFQFGGTNTIATINLTNAYNGISNDYNIYVVGFLMFVSNFAPSIYWNVAIPLDKKEKNIYTDLLNSLGFTGIYGIFLCLSCYMNRYHLFVWSVFSPKLCYYVAYSLFMNFIVKFLTVGCIL from the coding sequence ATGAAGGGAAGAATTCAAAAGAGTATGAGAAGAcaatcattttcatcacATTCACTTccaataattattttattatgtattcAACTAGCATCGATTTTTCTGTTCAGCATTGGTTATTTCCCCTCCAAAAATATCTTACAAGGTTATAATGGGTATTCAGACCAGGAAAGAGCCTTGGGCCcacatacaaaaaaatttgataaattggtatttattataatagaTGCGTTAAGAAGtgactttttatattataaaccAATGTCTAATTTCACAAATTTACATAAGCTATACAATGAAGGCCATGTTTGGGGATTCACCGCATATAGTAACCCACCAACAGTTACTTTACCCAGATTGAAGGGAATAACCACTGGTTCCACgcctatttttttggatgcGATTTTAAATGTTGCAGAAGATGACTCTAGTTCCAACCTAAAGGATCAAGATTCTATAATCTGGCagttttataataattttaatcaCAACACTACTAATGATACTGCAATCTCACCAGCAagaataaagttttttggGGATGATACATGGTTGAAATTGTTTGGTACCGACAGATTTTTTACAGAGTTTGATGGAACTAACTCATTTTTCGTAAGCGATTTCATTGAAGTTGATAATAACGTGACCAGGCATATAGACGACAATTTTGATACAACACGGGATTCCACATGGGATTTCATCATACTGCATTACTTGGGATTAGATCATATTGGCCATAAAGGGGGCGCTAATTCGGTTCATATGCTACCTAAGCAGGGCGAAATGGACgaaataattcaaaaaatatatgataAAACGGATGAAGATACTTTAATTGTAATCATGGGTGATCATGGAATGAATGACTTGGGTAATCATGGAGGTTCTTCAAATGGTGAAACTTCGGCAGGGTTATGCTTTGTATCTAAAAGACCCAATTTTGTTCCAGACAGCCAAAGAGGCTCTAAACACAACATTCATTTACCAATCGAAAAATACAATGAAAATTATGCATATTTAGATAAAGTTAGCCAAATTGATTTGGTTCCTACCATTATGTCACTATTTGATTTACCTATCCCGAAAAATAATGTTGGTGTCATAATACCTCAGCTTTTGTCATCTTTTAGTGATTCggagaaaaatttttacttGATGGAAAATTACAAACAGCTATGGAAATTATTTAACGGTGACAAACGTATGAGCTTGTTGTATAATATGAGTGATACCAAGCTTTTATCTGAAATGTACattatccaaaaaaatttaatggaGCAGGCCACAGAATATAACTATACGTTGTTATATCTCGGTTTAGTGTCAATATTTGTTTCCACAatgtttgttattatttacaatTATCACAATTTCCCCTCTAATAGATCAAACTTGATTATAACCTCAAGTATAGGCTTGCTTTTAGGTATTAGCACTTTTGGCAGTAGTTTTGTTGAAGAGGAGCATCAAATATGGTGGTGGATCACTGTACTATATTTTTCTACAAATGTTTTCctttctaataatacttaTTCTACCAGTGGtaaaattttccaatttttaattacaTTTACATGCCTAAGATTAATTAGAGGTTGGAATAATAGCGGTACTAAGTTTAGTTACGAAAATGTTTTGTCGAATATTATACCGTTTAACTTGTTATGGTGTTTCAATTTAGTCACCCTCGTATCGCTTATGCTACCACACAAACATGATTATGTTGCATTTACTGagatttctttattatcaataatttgttttaactacaaaattttttggaGTTTAAAGCATGGTGATTACAACACTATTCCCGattatttttccaatttagTAAAATGTACTTTATCCTTTATAGACATGGATATTGATTCGGCACAAGACTTAATTACTTTTGCTCGattgttttataaaatttgtgGTGCTTTGCTTGCATTTAATAGAATATATTACCGTAATGTGCCTGCAAAAAGACattttatccaaaaatatattattacgatatttttaattttacaatCTGCACCACAGAATATACCATTGTTTCtaatatttgaaatattgaaattttgTTGCAGTAGTGGGTCTATTGTAACTTTGCTATTACAATACTTGagttttttccaatttggCGGAACCAATACTATAGCCACAATAAACTTAACCAATGCATATAATGGTATTTCTAACGATTATAACATCTACGTTGTTGGCTTTTTAATGTTTGTATCAAATTTTGCACCTTCAATTTATTGGAATGTAGCTATTCCATTggataaaaaggaaaagaatatttataCAGATTTGTTAAATTCTTTAGGTTTTACTGGAATATATGGTATATTCCTATGCTTGTCATGCTATATGAATAGATACCACTTGTTTGTTTGGAGTGTATTTAGTCCCAAGTTATGTTACTATGTAGCATATTCTCTATTTATGAATTTTATCGTCAAGTTTTTAACGGTAGGTTGCATTTTATAA
- the MRPL37 gene encoding mitochondrial 54S ribosomal protein mL54 (similar to Saccharomyces cerevisiae YBR268W | MRPL37 | Mitochondrial Ribosomal Protein Large subunit): MFKNIIRIKSSVLFFSTKSVRLNGANTAATKIVSSCKAGTPLNLKIKKTGNDPVALEDSEYPDWLWTVLDPVVEEQALAKDPIALRKKAMRKANREKIKQNNFLSKL; the protein is encoded by the coding sequence atgtttaaaaatataataagaattaaatcaagcgttttatttttcagtaCCAAGTCAGTTAGGTTAAATGGTGCCAATACTGCTGCAACTAAGATAGTATCGTCGTGCAAAGCAGGCACTccattaaatttaaaaattaagaaaacaGGAAACGATCCGGTTGCTTTGGAAGATAGTGAGTATCCAGATTGGTTATGGACTGTTTTAGATCCAGTTGTCGAGGAACAAGCATTAGCCAAAGATCCAATAGCactaagaaaaaaagctaTGAGGAAAGCTAACAGAGAAAAGATCAAgcaaaataactttttaagTAAATTATGa